A genomic region of Caenorhabditis elegans chromosome V contains the following coding sequences:
- the F16H6.3 gene encoding ShKT domain-containing protein (Predicted), translated as MNFLTNFLISTLILWNVVECQPAIGGELNCTRYDSVLGDYVYTPQAVACDNVRTETFCRVLLGVVPTAGGNGLRPVRCWTRGPAPYLTEPINPDLVVDGMATCPKTCGFCCKTSAYNCRNADFPRLNCATILPAQCRDQRWRTIIAEDCPSACGFCNLGGCVDAIADCPVDISICNAVGMQDFVNKNCQRTCSRCTNATTTTQASCSSSGGSTSTCTSYNPDSSSSCAAWAANGFCININYTQAQKKSYCARTCKIC; from the exons atgaattttctaaccaattttctcatttccacACTAATTTTGTGGAACGTCGTCGAATGCCAACCTGCAATCGGCGGTGAGCTCAACTGCACAAGATACGACTCTGTTCTTGGAGat taCGTCTACACGCCACAAGCAGTTGCCTGCGACAATGTCCGCACGGAGACCTTCTGCCGTGTTCTGTTAGGTGTTGTACCTACCGCCGGAGGCAACGGGCTCCGTCCGGTCAGGTGCTGGACCAGGGGTCCAGCGCCGTATCTTACTGAGCCAATTAATCCGGATCTGGTTGTGGATGGCATGGCGACGTGCCCAAAAACTTGCGGATTCTGTTGCAAGACCAGTGCGTATAACTGTAGGAATGCTGATT TCCCCCGTCTCAACTGCGCCACAATCCTACCTGCTCAGTGCAGAGATCAACGCTGGCGAACGATCATCGCAGAGGACTGCCCGTCGGCTTGCGGGTTCTGTAATCTCGGAGGTTGTGTGGACGCAATTGCCGACTGTCCCGTCGACATATCCATCTGTAACGCTGTTGGAATGCAAgattttgtgaataaaaacTGCCAACGGACATGCTCCAGATGCACGAATGCTACTACGACTACTCAAGCGTCTTGTAGCAGCAGTGGCGGTAGCACCAGCACATGCACCTCGTATAACCCGGATTCGAGTTCCTCGTGTGCTGCTTGGGCGGCAAATGGCTTTTGTATTAATATTAATTATACACAAGCACAAAAGAAATCCTACTGTGCGAGGACTTGCAAAATATGTTGA
- the F16H6.4 gene encoding DRBM domain-containing protein (Confirmed by transcript evidence): MMENDAEGEIADMLSMCNKYPDFDDEERVRRVDDDFRDVITVFDAPFEGKSPSPAVIVFDELVDSDGSSKYLNFKMEQSYEKVDEIPEKIDAERIRYAIHLGSHSQKNVLQIFQSAYSDGYTEEDKNGKVPVGGKVKCAETETGFRTKINCENVVTAVNEYMDSNREKFGELRIETLNKAERNLDGYIYFSFLKQKPCRNLFIRIPPLEHEKKIATDPISSPTKLHFISFFFLFLVSYIEKEPGKMMEIGAQGDIADMLTMCNNFPGFEAPMRYMIENSHDVVTVFDGSPAVIVLDELVKADESSYLPFKMKKSYKKVDEIAAKMASEEIHFTIHLSSHSQKNVIQIFQSAYSDGYTEEDKKGKIPEGGRVKCAGTETGARSNVKCEEVAKEVNEYIDSNKDKFGDLKVESLGKADSKNPPAILLPFPSHPHIL; the protein is encoded by the exons ATGATGGAA aatgACGCTGAGGGTGAAATTGCGGACATGCTCTCAATGTGCAACAAGTACCCAGATTTCGATGATGAAGAAAGAGTAAGACGTGTGGACGATGACTTTCGTGATGTCATAACAGTATTCGATGCCCCATTTGAAGGAAAATCGCCAAGTCCAGCAGTTATCGTTTTCGATGAATTGGTGGACTCTGATG GATCAAGCAAGTATCTTAACTTTAAAATGGAACAATCATATGAAAAAGTGGATGAAATTCCGGAGAAGATAGATGCTGAACGAATTCGT TACGCTATTCATCTGGGCTCTCACtcgcaaaaaaatgtgctcCAAATCTTTCAATCTGCTTATTCCGATGGTTATACTGAAGAagacaaaaatggaaaagttccAGTCGGGGGTAAAGTCAAGTGTGCTGAAACTGAAACTGGTTTCAGAACCAAGATCAATTGCGAAAACGTCGTAACGGCGGTCAATGAATATATGGATTCGAATAGGGAAAAGTTTGGAGAACTGAGAATAGAGACCTTGAATAAGGCGGAGAG AAATCTCGACGGCtacatttatttcagttttctaaaGCAGAAACCTTGTAGAAATTTGTTCATTCGAATTCCGCCTTTGGA ACACGAGAAAAAGATAGCAACTGACCCTATCTCATCCCCCACCAAACTCCacttcatttcatttttttttctgttcctCGTCTCCTATATCGAAAAAGAACCAGGGAAGATGATGGAA ATTGGCGCTCAAGGTGATATCGCGGATATGCTCACAATGTGCAACAACTTCCCGGGCTTCGAAGCTCCGATGAGATATatgattgaaaattcccaCGATGTTGTAACAGTATTCGATGGAAGCCCAGCAGTTATTGTTTTGGATGAATTGGTGAAAGCTGATg aatccaGTTATCTCCcgttcaaaatgaaaaaatcttataaaaaAGTGGACGAAATCGCGGCAAAGATGGCTTCTGAAGAGATTCat ttcacAATTCATCTGAGCTCTCACtcgcaaaaaaatgtgatccAAATCTTTCAATCTGCTTATTCTGATGGCTATACCGAGGAGgataaaaagggaaaaattccagaagggGGTAGAGTCAAGTGTGCTGGAACTGAAACTGGTGCCAGAAGCAATGTCAAATGTGAGGAAGTTGCCAAGGAGGTCAATGAGTATATCGATTCGAATAAGGACAAGTTCGGAGACTTGAAAGTGGAGAGTTTGGGAAAAGCGGACAG caaaaaccCCCCGGCGATCTTGCTCCCATTCCCATCCCACCCACACATTTTATGA
- the F16H6.4 gene encoding DRBM domain-containing protein (Confirmed by transcript evidence), which yields MMENDAEGEIADMLSMCNKYPDFDDEERVRRVDDDFRDVITVFDAPFEGKSPSPAVIVFDELVDSDGSSKYLNFKMEQSYEKVDEIPEKIDAERIRYAIHLGSHSQKNVLQIFQSAYSDGYTEEDKNGKVPVGGKVKCAETETGFRTKINCENVVTAVNEYMDSNREKFGELRIETLNKAERNLDGYIYFSFLKQKPCRNLFIRIPPLEHEKKIATDPISSPTKLHFISFFFLFLVSYIEKEPGKMMEIGAQGDIADMLTMCNNFPGFEAPMRYMIENSHDVVTVFDGSPAVIVLDELVKADESSYLPFKMKKSYKKVDEIAAKMASEEIHFTIHLSSHSQKNVIQIFQSAYSDGYTEEDKKGKIPEGGRVKCAGTETGARSNVKCEEVAKEVNEYIDSNKDKFGDLKVESLGKADSFMKQKPRRNLFIRVPPLE from the exons ATGATGGAA aatgACGCTGAGGGTGAAATTGCGGACATGCTCTCAATGTGCAACAAGTACCCAGATTTCGATGATGAAGAAAGAGTAAGACGTGTGGACGATGACTTTCGTGATGTCATAACAGTATTCGATGCCCCATTTGAAGGAAAATCGCCAAGTCCAGCAGTTATCGTTTTCGATGAATTGGTGGACTCTGATG GATCAAGCAAGTATCTTAACTTTAAAATGGAACAATCATATGAAAAAGTGGATGAAATTCCGGAGAAGATAGATGCTGAACGAATTCGT TACGCTATTCATCTGGGCTCTCACtcgcaaaaaaatgtgctcCAAATCTTTCAATCTGCTTATTCCGATGGTTATACTGAAGAagacaaaaatggaaaagttccAGTCGGGGGTAAAGTCAAGTGTGCTGAAACTGAAACTGGTTTCAGAACCAAGATCAATTGCGAAAACGTCGTAACGGCGGTCAATGAATATATGGATTCGAATAGGGAAAAGTTTGGAGAACTGAGAATAGAGACCTTGAATAAGGCGGAGAG AAATCTCGACGGCtacatttatttcagttttctaaaGCAGAAACCTTGTAGAAATTTGTTCATTCGAATTCCGCCTTTGGA ACACGAGAAAAAGATAGCAACTGACCCTATCTCATCCCCCACCAAACTCCacttcatttcatttttttttctgttcctCGTCTCCTATATCGAAAAAGAACCAGGGAAGATGATGGAA ATTGGCGCTCAAGGTGATATCGCGGATATGCTCACAATGTGCAACAACTTCCCGGGCTTCGAAGCTCCGATGAGATATatgattgaaaattcccaCGATGTTGTAACAGTATTCGATGGAAGCCCAGCAGTTATTGTTTTGGATGAATTGGTGAAAGCTGATg aatccaGTTATCTCCcgttcaaaatgaaaaaatcttataaaaaAGTGGACGAAATCGCGGCAAAGATGGCTTCTGAAGAGATTCat ttcacAATTCATCTGAGCTCTCACtcgcaaaaaaatgtgatccAAATCTTTCAATCTGCTTATTCTGATGGCTATACCGAGGAGgataaaaagggaaaaattccagaagggGGTAGAGTCAAGTGTGCTGGAACTGAAACTGGTGCCAGAAGCAATGTCAAATGTGAGGAAGTTGCCAAGGAGGTCAATGAGTATATCGATTCGAATAAGGACAAGTTCGGAGACTTGAAAGTGGAGAGTTTGGGAAAAGCGGACAG TTTCATGAAGCAGAAGCCTCGTAGAAACTTGTTCATTCGAGTTCCACCTTTGGAGTGA